TCGTTAAGTGTTCAGTATTCGGAGGCACTATTTAGGCAATTATTAACTATTCTATTGGTTTATTAGTATCACCTGCTTTCTAAAAAAGAACAAACTCAAGTCACTTCACTGTCTCGAGTTGGAATGTTTGTCTTGAAAGTCGagaattattgaaaatattttgtaTATTCCTATCAAATATGTCAACGAAAAGGATATTTAAAAAATTGTGCAGAGTATTCTTATTGATTATGACATAATTAAGAATCCCAAGGATTAAGAAACTTTCTTAGCTCAAAACTCCTACTTAAGGAAAAAAATTTCAACTAGAGTTTTTCTGTCTTCTCTTTTTCACAGCAAATATTCAAGAAAGGCCTCATAAGACTGACTGACTGTTATCTTTAATAAAACATAATAGATATCTGAGGCTGTGTCATTTACAGGTTGGCGAAAGGGGGGTTCAGTTATCTGGGGGGCAGAAGCAAAGAATTGCTATTTCTCGTGCTATAGTGAAGAATCCATCAATTCTTCTATTAGATGAAGCTACGAGTGCACTTGATGCTGAGTCCGAAAAAAGTGTACAAAATGCTCTTGATCGTGTGATGGTGGGAAGAACAACTGTAATTGTTGCTCATCGCCTTTCTACCATTAGAAATGCTGATATTATAGCTGTTGTAAACAGTGGCAAGATAGTAGAAACTGGAAGTCATGAGGAGCTTATTTCGAAACCAGATGGTGCCTATGCATCACTTGTTCAACTTCAACAAGCAGCTTCTTTGCATCGCCATCCTTCTCAAGGGCCTACCATGGGACGACCACTTAGGTACAAGATTTACCTGCTGATACATTATATCCAAATATCATGATATCCTCTTTATTGTTGCATTACATTGTCGTACTTTTGACGACTAGTGCTACACTGCTACTGTTCTGGTGATACTTGAAAATGTTCTGCTAATGTAGGCTCAAACAAATTATAAAAGGTGGTAGTTCTTGCTTGTAAGCTGTGAGACCTGATCTTTCAATCATTTTTATGGTTAATTTGCTTGATCTTTTTTCTACAGCATAAGGTATTCACGCGAAAGCAGCATAAGGTATTCCCGTGAGTTATCCCGAACAACAACACGTAGTCGTGGAGCTAGCTTTCGATCTGAAAAATCTGTTAGCGGTATTGGCGCTGATGGTGTAGAGGATGTTTACTCACCAAATATTTCCGCAAGGAGATTGTATTCCATGATTCGTCCTGACTGGTATTATGGGGTTATTGGAACTATCTGTGCATTTATTGCTGGAGCTCAGATGCCTCTCTTTGCCTTAGGAGTGTCACAAGCCCTTGTGTCTTACTACATGGATTGGGACACAACACGCCATGAAGTGAAGAGGATTTGTTTCctgttttgtggtggtgcagtATTAACCGTCGTTGTTCACGCCATTGCACATACTTGCTTTGGAATCATAGGAGAGCGTCTTACACTTCGCGTGAGAGAAATGATGTTCTCTGGTAATCATATAATAAGCAATATTTTTCTTGTATGAGATGTTGCTTTTCGTGTAAATATGTAGACCTGCAATTGCATAAGTTTGTCGCGTTGTAAAACTGTGGTTCATCGCGTTGATATTATTCATCATATTTAATTTTAGAATATGATTCACTCATCTCTGTTTTTTTAGTATCATTCCTTTAATCGACAGGTTGCTTAATTTATATCTTTAAATGACTTCCAAATGTAGGAATTTTTTCTTGATTAATGATTTCATATAAATTTGAATCATAGCTTTGCTACATCTTGTTGAAACCTCGCGTTGATATCTGCTTTCTTTGTATCTGCCCTTCTTTTTGTCTGTCCTCTATTCAAATAAAAAGTACCTAACATTTTTCTATATTTGGTTGCAGCTATGCTAAGAAATGAGATAGGATGGTTTGATGAGATGAACAACTCAAGTTCTACACTTGCATCACGATTGGAAAGTGATGCTACTCTATTGCGAACTGTAGTGGTTGATCGCTCTACTATTCTCCTGCAGAATGTAGGTTTGGTGGTCACTTCCTTCATCATTGCATTCATCTTGAATTGGAGGCTCACCCTTGTTGTCATGGCTATGTATCCACTTATCGTTAGTGGTCACATCAGTGAGGTTCAATCTTTTCCCTTCATCAGCATGTGTCATTATATCTTTCATATCATTCTGTTGATAGGTATTGCTATTCTTGCAGAAATTCTTTATGCAAGGCTTTGGTGGTGACTTGAGCAAAGCCTATCTTAGAGCAAATATGTTTGCCGGTGAGGCTGTAAGTAACATCAGAACTGTTGTAGCATTCTGCGCTGAGGAAAAGGTAACTGATCTCTATGCTCGTGAACTTGTTGAACCTGCAAAGCGGTCATTTAGCAGGGGTCAGATTGCCGGTATCTTTTATGGAGTCTCTCAGTTTTTCATCTTCTCCTCTTACGCCCTTGCCTTATGGTATGTTGCTCAAGTTTTTACTTATCTTAATTATTCATCTTGTTACTTGGTTGTTGGGGTTTTCTTTGGGTGGGAATGCAGCTTGTAGTTTAGAGTGAAGTGCTTTGCATACTTGCAGTCTTGCACCATTACATACTGCGACGATTTTGGGACTCTGGATAAATTTATCACCTTCTTTCACATATTTACAAACCATCTAGAAGAGAAAAAAGTACTAGTTTAGTGAAGTAGATAGCCAGTCCCATACATTATAACAGTTGTTTATTTTACTTAGTTTACAACCTTGTACCAATATGGTTTTCACTCGAGCACGCAGTAGTTTAacatgtacaacaacaacaacaacaacaataaacccagtgtaatcccataagTGGGGTCTGCGGAGGGTAATGcatacgcagaccttatccctaccttatGAAGATGAGCTCACAATAGTTTAACACgtattcttcctaaactttgtATAGGTATGGTTCTGTTTTGATGGGGAAGGAAATAGCCGGCTTCAAATCTGTTATGAAATCGTTTATGGTTTTGATTGTAACCGCTCTGGCTATGGGAGAGACCCTTGCAATGGCGCCAGATCTTATAAAAGGAAACCAAATGGTAGCATCAGTATTTGAGGTGCTTGATCGAAGGACAGAAATTTTAAGTGACACTGGAGAGGAGGTAACTAGGGTTGAGGGCTCAATTGAGTTTAAGGATGTTGAGTTCTGCTATCCTGCAAGACCCGATGTTCACATTTTCAAAGACTTCAATATGAGAGTGCATGCAGGAAAGAGTATGGCGATAGTAGGGCAGAGTGGTTCTGGTAAAAGCTCAGTACTGTCTCTCATTTTACGGTTCTATGATCCAGTATCAGGGAAAGTGATCATTGATGGTAAGTTTATACCTATATTGTTTTGAACTAGAAACGTTCCAACTTTCAGCTAAGATTGACTTAATCATATTGGTGATGTGAATTTACACAGGCAAAGACATCAAGAAGCTGAAGCTCAAGTCTCTAAGAAAGCTCATTGGCCTGGTCCAACAAGAACCAGCACTTTTTGCCACATCAATCTATGAGAACATCCTTTATGGAAAAGAGGGAGCATCTGAGGCAGAAGTGATTCAAGCAGCTAAGCTTGCTAATGCACATAATTTCATTAGTGCACTACCCCATGGCTACTCGACTCAAGTTGGGGAGCGAGGAGTTCAACTGTCCGGCGGACAGAAGCAAAGGGTAGCCATTGCCCGAGCTGTTCTAAAGAACCCTGAAATCTTGCTGTTAGATGAAGCTACAAGTGCTCTTGACGTGGAATCTGAGCGTATAGTTCAACAAGCATTAGACAGGTTGATGAAAAACAGGACTACCGTCATTGTGGCACATCGATTATCCACCATAAAAAATGCAGATCAGATATCTGTTTTACGAGATGGGAGAATAGTGGAGCAAGGAACTCACTCTGCACTCGTAGAGAACAAGGATGGAGCCTACTATAAGCTAATCAACTTACAGCAACACCAACATCTACAGCAATAGCATAACCAACATACTTGGAGATATTTTCTCATACAGAAACTCAATGTGTACAATTCTTTACCTCATCATGTTTAATATAGTTGCATTCTTTTCTGTTTGATCTATCGTAAATAATATATGGCTCAGCTTCTTTGGCTATTGTGATCCTTAGTATTCAGATGTTAAGACTATTTTTTAACTGTTCTTCCCCTGGAATATTTTTACCGTTCTTAAAGGCTCCATGTTTATTTCACTAGTTTGAGGGTGGGGATCATGTTGAAAACTTTAGGGCGTAACTGTATAATCGGTTAACCACTTTCTGATtaacaagaaaaagaaacaaaattaCAATAATTCCACAAATGGAGTATGGGAAGGGAAAAaacaaatttaattttaaaatcaaaaGTTACTTGCACTTATTAAGGAAAAATTCTCCAATGGTTCGAAAATAGGGTTAAATGAATCTGCTTTTCTTCCTTGTAAAATATTGTAAAACTACAGAAGTGCAAAGATTACCACATCGTTCTCTTTTCTttgtttgtgttttttttttccaaataaatTCTGATTAACATTTTCGAATAGTTGCACTGTAAATAGTTCATATGCATTGAAAAAAGAATAATTAGTGGACTAGTACAATTTTGGTGCGCATTTGCTTGATGGGCTTTCCTCAATCCACACCCAACTTTCATAAACGAACTTCTAGTTCAGTCCCAATTCCATCACACACAAAAATCATCGTCCTCCTAACACCTCAAAATGGTTAAGTTAACCACCTTTGCCTACAACAAGTCAACAACTAGGTTATTAATTaggtactttttttttaaaatttatttatttatttaataataaCCCTGTATATCAAAGAACCGGGAGCATACAAAAAGTGGAGGGGGACATCAAGCCAAGAACCTCCGAATAATAAAAAAGTCGGGGTGATACATATAGCTGATCCCAAGCTTCAGCAGCTTTCCATGGTCTGCTACCTGTATCCTAGTATCAAAAGTAAACAAAAGGTCCCAGCAACCAAATTTCTTATACAAAGTTCCTCTGGGCAGTTTATAAAACAAAACAAGACCATGCTTCAAAAGAATTATGCATTGTAGAAGTTGCGTTTAATAATCTTGTGCCTAAGAGTAGGCATTTGCATCTTGTCCATTCTGTAAGGTCCAATAGCATGTGTGGGTAATTCCATCCGACTGAAAAGAACCACGTCTTGTATATCATGGCTCCATTTTGCAAGGACATCCGCTACTTGTTAGCTTTCCTGTAACAATGTTGAATCACACAATTTTGTTGTTGAAGGATCTGTAAAGCCTCTCTAATAGGATCCTCCAGTTGCCAAGGAGGTTTACTTTTTCTTTTCAGCATGTCAATAACAAGAAGAGAGTCACACATTACAGCACAATTCTATCATAGCCATTTGAATGGCACCATCTTAATCCATATAATGCTGCAGATGCTTCCGCCATTTTATTAGTTCCACTTCCAATAGCATGAGCAAACGCCATTATTAGTTCCCCTCTATGGTCCCTCACAATACCACCAGAACCAGTCATACCATCATAGCCTACTACCATTAGTATTAAGCTTCACCCACCCAAAGCTAGGCCTCTCCCATCTTACCTTAATACATTTTAATCTAGGCTTTAAGGATAAAAATAAGGTACACAACCTATACCATGTTACAGAGTTATCGAAAAGAACATTATGTTTGAAATGACCCACTTTAAGTGATTAGAGACATTAAACTGGACTCTAGCAAAAGAAAGTTTAGTACCCCATAATTTGAAGCACATCTAGCTTTCCAAAGTTCCCAGCAAATTACTATGGAGATAATTCTCAAAATTACCTGATGAATCTTGTTTTTCGGCTTGCAATTCCACCATTTGCTGAGTAAAGTGATGAAAGGACTATCATCCCATCTGATAAGCAAAGGGCCACCAAATAGTTTCCAGATTCTCTCTGCTAGTTCCCCATTCACAAAAGTATGGTGCATAGTATCTGTTTGTGGTGTTCTGCAACAGTGGCACATGGAGATAGGTGGTTGTCCAAATCTTGAGATTACGTCGTCAAATGGCAGTTTTCTCTTCAACATCCTCCACGTGAGAAAAGACATTTTAAAAGGCAAAAAATTGTGTCAAACACCCTTCAAAGTTAATGATTCACCCCTGGATGGTCTAATGCATTGGTAAGCTGAAGAAATAGTGAAAGAACCATTACTAGAAGGCATCCAAATAGCTAAGTCAGTCGCATTTGGATCCCCTGGCTTAGTAGAGAGAATGAGTTCATAGATATATTCTGGCAACTGCTGAAGTTCTTCAAAGTGCAGAGAGTTACCAACTCTAACTTGATTAATAGTTCTCATGTCACATGGTTCATCAAACTGCATAATATTTGCTAAAGGGTCGATTCCGAGCCAATTATCCCACCATAAGCTAACTTTTCCCGCATTGCACTTCCACAAGATGTATTGTATACGGACAAAACCGTTTTCGAtcttcgtatgattagtcaagattggagcataatggaccgaaggtcatcttcataatatcgaaaTGGGATCTGAATCCAGGTTACCAAGCTCGAAGTTATGGGACCGATCAAgtaccgagttcgaagtcattaccgagctcgagtccaaatcgaaccatGAGGTGAAGCGGTGTCATCGAGCTCAAGAACTAGAGACCGACCAATATCAAACACGATTCGATACCgagccccgagtcaatatcgagctcgagttaatatcgagctctaaatctgGAAATCAACCAATACCAAATCCagccaagatcgagccaagagacaagagccgttacagtcGCACTAaggagagagaatctcggcggtaATTAGGAAAAAGCTATTCTATCATGGTTTCCCCATTATGTATTTTTAaatatatccaaagtaggatccctccactataagagggatgactattatttctgtaagggatTAAAGATTGAAGGCATTCTTACACTTTTATATTATTTACAGAGAAAACATACTGATATTGATATAGAGATTATTCCTTTTTGGGCTtagtacattgattcatcttgcttgttcataaaacaTCTTCCActcagtttggtttgtatttcatcccttatacagtcaatactcaatatatttctacttacttttctgatttgtgccaagttataccacgtacccttaaaactacgtataaattcaactctatccgtttttttgGGTAAACATGTATTGTTCTATTTTGTCTTTGGAAGCATCTTTTTCCAGTAATGTGTTTGGTTTTGCGATATTTTCTTCTTAACATGATGGACTCTATTATAGTACTTCCTACTCAGAAAGAAAATCAGACCAAAGGGACTGAGTAGTTTTGAACCTCCACCATCTCTTCATAGCAAAAGAATCACTGATCAACATTAAGCTCCTTTCCCATACCACCCTCCTCTTTAAGATAACACAAATTCTTCCAGGAACTCCAATGATACCTCTGCTTTCCATAAGGTGTACCCCAAAATAATCTAGCCAGTTATTTTTCTATTTGGTTTAAAATAGTTTTTGGAGGTTCCATAGCAGCTAAAACGTGTAAAGGTTGAGATTGAAGGACATGTTTAATGAGGACAACTCTTCCACCGATCGATAATAGTTTTCCTTGCCACCCTTTAGTCTTTCTCACTATTTTGATTATTGAGTCCCCAAAGTAAGAAATTCTCTTTCTCCCCACATGAAGAGGGcatctataacgacccgaccggtcgttttgagaattagcatcccatTCGGTGGATTAAGGTCTCGAACAACTTCgtattatatattatgacttgcgtgtgtggtcgagttcagaTTTCAGATGATTCGGatttgatttggaaggatgattctgattttagaagcttaagtgaaaagagttgaccgaagtttgacttttatgtaaacgacttcggaatggtattttgatgattccaatagatttgtatgatgattttggacttaggcgtatgtacggattttgatttagaggtccgtaggttaatttgatgcattctggcgaaaattggaaagttgaaggtttggaaagttgagaagtttggccgggaattgactttgtggatatcgggtttggattttgattccaggagttggtatagctccatCGTGTCATTTGGAACATGCatacaaaatttgacatcattccggtttgatttgatatgattcggcgcgagttgtagaagttgaaagttcataagttaattaagttcgatttgaggcgcgattcatagttttgatgttggttgatgtgatttgaggcctcgagcaggtccgtgttatgttatggaacttgttggtatgtttcgacggggtcccggggaccccgggtgtgcttcggatgggctacgggtcatttctccatgttttggattgctgatttctggtgtctgatgtccttattcgcgatcgcgaagtgctaGTCGTGATCGCGTAGGCTATTTTGTGACTGACcatttttccttcttcgcgttcgcaaagaataGTCCGCGATCGCGTGCTTGTGTAGGTTGCTTCATCTCGTTTGCGGTAGATGTTACACGATCGCATAGTGGGCGACCATGCTGGGGAGGCCAGGTTTATTGTTCTTCCTGTTCGCATCATTTTGTTCGCGATCGGGTAAGCGGAGGTCGCTATGAGTCGTGTTCGCGGCTGTGTTTGTGCGTTCACGTAAGGCTATTTTTGGCAGCCTTCactttgttctttgcgatcgtgaggaatgtttcgcgatcgcgatgtgtaatatctgggcaaaatataaaagtactctatttcgagggtttgaccatttttatcatattttgagttgtagacctcagatttgagcaatatttgaggggttcttcacgtgttggattggggtaagtgctcGTTACCCGGATctaattttatttcatgattccatccttgtttttatcattaaattagtagtTTTAGttagaaaaaaatgaaaattatgtgaaaactttcaaaaatataaaatgatgatttgaaggacgaattgatgttggaattgtttaaattttgtatggttggactcatattggaatgagtgttcggattttataaattttgtcgggttccgaggtgcgggcccggggttgacgttttgggttgactttttagctttcattaaagattgaagctttattattcaaaattatttcatatagtttttatttataatattaagttatcttggctagatttgagccgtccggagattgtttcacacgagaaggtcattttagtgtATTGGTCTAGcatctttgaggtaagtatcatgccTAACTTTGTGagagggaactaccccttaggatttgagtcgtttgtgctatttgtgtcatgtgaaagccgtgtacgcgaggttacGAGcacatactcgggcttatatgtgaaatttGACCAGTCTAGACTCTTAggcatcttttatgtacttatttagAATTGTTAGCACGTGTTATACCTTTTATTCGTCATGTATACTATCACGTGCTTTATTTGAATTTGTCGTTACATGTCAtattctttacttgtcgagtttactcttatatgctttatttggagtTGCTATCACTTTtgtcattatgtgatttcttttcttgtggagctactcttagttgaaattgtcgtcatgtgatatcgttttgttgccGGGttgttctcatgcatttagacgtggTACTAGTTCATTCCATCAccttcattgttagcctaattcatacactagaattcGAAGTTTTCCATTTCATGGAAGTACTTTCACTATCGAGATTATCCTTAAACAATTATTTGGAATTGAAGTTATCGAGAGTCATTAATTTATTCTAATTGAAGTTGTGcttaaagggggtgttgttccttgttgagttacttttttgttcattttgttgttattgagattttatatacgttgtgttgagccgtggactatttgtggtgaaaatattgatatcgttgaatctttggaaaggttgtggcctacgggcactTGTGATAAgagttgatatgttgtgttgttgtgatgataGCACATGTGAGTTTTTGTGTGGTTTGGTtattgttatgcggagtataagggtggcatttcaccgttgttgttatgcggagtataagggttgcatttcaccgttgttgttatgcggtgcataagggtggcatctcactgttgttgaatgtacgAAGTGATACGGGTAGCGAAAATATTGATATCGTTGAAtgtttggaaaggttgtggcctacagacacttgtgatacgagttgatatgttgtattattgtgatgatagcacatgtgaattgttgtgtaGTTTGGTTGTTGTTTTGccgagtataagggtggcatttcaccgttattgttatgcagagtataaggatgacatttcaccgttgttgttatgcagGGCATAatggtggcatctcactgttgttgaatgtacgAAGTGAAACGGGTGGCTATTATGTTGTTGTCCGGgcgaagtgataagggtggctattatacggagtggtacgggtggctataggagagataaggatggctaatgataatgtcagggcgaagtgatacaggtggctaacagagagataaaggtggcaatgtcaaggatgatgtgtgatggtttgGAGACATTGTATTGGTGATATTTTTGTGATGATGTGCTTTTCCTTGTGTTTGTCATACACCTTGCGTGACTTGCTTTGTTGTTCGATGAGCTATTCGATATATTTGATATTACTTATTGACTTGGGCTGTAGTAGCACACTCACACAAGCATAcgccgtagcatgccacttatactagctcaggagtatgaaacttgacatttattgattatGCCCATCTGTTCTTGTATTATCTATttccatgttgatattgagcttgtgaccatgccgggcggattgtgattgtgagcctatgaccatgcccgggcggattgtgattgtgagcctgtgaccatgccgggtggattgtgattgtgagcctgtgaccatgccaggcgtaTTATGATTGTAATCCTATGATCATGCCgagctgtcacaccccaaacttggggagcgcgaccggcgctcaaccgagagaacccggccgagcaaacctgttaaatttccttctacccaaactcatccatgaataaagaggatatgtactccattaatcaaatactgaaaagattttattaacaacttccttttcattcccattagtagcttcattcataatttccaaaatattactagtttatagaattaatgaaaaatatgatttccaaataccaacatttctactTTAATTCCCcatatcaaccacaacccacaacctgtctacggagcctctaagtacaatagaagagtaatatgaaaatgccggcaacaaggccccggctatacctcaaaacacagtacatgagaaacaaaagatacatgaccccgaaatgaagtgaggctcaccaaatcagctgaaaagagtgtactgctatcactgatcaatgccgcctgctgtagaaccacctgcatccattaaagatgcagcgcccctggcaaaagaggcattagtactgtcgaataacactagtatatatagctaaaaatcctctttcaaaatagaatgcccatataagaaaaggcaacacataaaaacagcaagtcacaatcaacaatatccaaatatcaagttaaaacataataattttcaaaatacgaacttcatatacaagttttgcttgggagatcattagcaccgatataccagcGTCTTTGTTAGCGCGAAGTCCGAtcacacccgatcggctaggccatatctccacgaacaatgtggtttgacatttgatgcgaaagaaagttgttaccaagagtagtaccaccatattcGCAATATgacgtctgatctccacccgatcagctaggtcgccttcccacatatgccgtgtgggttgacttttccaatccacagttgttaccagtttcatcccaattaaggggaataatatcacaatttctccagtatttcaatttcatcccaaataagggaaaaaatcacaatccacccctacaccggcacgtgtagttttagatgtgggccttatgacctTCCCTTCCTCGATTTTGCTAATCATGctgccaaaaatatttttgatttgatttgtatacagaggtaacataaatacaattgtactcacctcaacatctttcacattgtataaatttacattagtatttccagtcattcacaacgacattatttccttggcttatttggccattcacaagattctttatttctggcatgatggccgtatttcatattccacactttcacctctttcaatttcaaagatcactatcaaatatcaa
The DNA window shown above is from Nicotiana tomentosiformis chromosome 8, ASM39032v3, whole genome shotgun sequence and carries:
- the LOC104091960 gene encoding ABC transporter B family member 2-like; translated protein: MRQQGHELSVEGGVKQKEEESKKPGKVSLLKLFSFADVYDYFLMFFGSIGACVHGASVPVFFIFFGKLINIIGLAYLFPAETSHKVAKYALDFVYLSVVVLFSSWIEVACWMHSGERQAAKMRMAYLKSILNQDISLFDTEASTGEVISAITSDIIIVQDAISEKVGNFMHYVSRFFAGFTIGFIRVWQISLVTLSIVPLIALAGGIYAYIATGLIARVRKSYIKAGEIAEEVVANVRTVQAFTGEEKAVKSYKGALLNTYKYGKKAGLAKGMGLGTLHCVLFLSWSLLVWFTSIIVHKNIANGGDSFTTMLNVVIAGLSLGQAAPDITAFLRAKSAAYPIFEMIERDTVSKTSSKSGQQLSKVDGHIQFRDVCFSYPSRPDVAIFDKFSLDIPSGKIVALVGGSGSGKSTVISLIERFYEPLSGHILLDGTDIRHLDLKWMRQQIGLVNQEPALFATTIRENILYGKGDASLEDIARAAKLSEAMTFINNLPDRFETQVGERGVQLSGGQKQRIAISRAIVKNPSILLLDEATSALDAESEKSVQNALDRVMVGRTTVIVAHRLSTIRNADIIAVVNSGKIVETGSHEELISKPDGAYASLVQLQQAASLHRHPSQGPTMGRPLSIRYSRESSIRYSRELSRTTTRSRGASFRSEKSVSGIGADGVEDVYSPNISARRLYSMIRPDWYYGVIGTICAFIAGAQMPLFALGVSQALVSYYMDWDTTRHEVKRICFLFCGGAVLTVVVHAIAHTCFGIIGERLTLRVREMMFSAMLRNEIGWFDEMNNSSSTLASRLESDATLLRTVVVDRSTILLQNVGLVVTSFIIAFILNWRLTLVVMAMYPLIVSGHISEKFFMQGFGGDLSKAYLRANMFAGEAVSNIRTVVAFCAEEKVTDLYARELVEPAKRSFSRGQIAGIFYGVSQFFIFSSYALALWYGSVLMGKEIAGFKSVMKSFMVLIVTALAMGETLAMAPDLIKGNQMVASVFEVLDRRTEILSDTGEEVTRVEGSIEFKDVEFCYPARPDVHIFKDFNMRVHAGKSMAIVGQSGSGKSSVLSLILRFYDPVSGKVIIDGKDIKKLKLKSLRKLIGLVQQEPALFATSIYENILYGKEGASEAEVIQAAKLANAHNFISALPHGYSTQVGERGVQLSGGQKQRVAIARAVLKNPEILLLDEATSALDVESERIVQQALDRLMKNRTTVIVAHRLSTIKNADQISVLRDGRIVEQGTHSALVENKDGAYYKLINLQQHQHLQQ